In Calothrix sp. PCC 7507, one DNA window encodes the following:
- a CDS encoding peroxidase family protein, which translates to MFGIPWHRLPTPLALLKLTGFRKELREKNLHDTSQLPNTDDLPQPNPDNRHLKARTADGSYNDLNNPVMGMAGTRFGRNVPLTKVTTDDKKLLEPNPRLISQKLMTRDEFIPATSLNILAAAWIQFQNHDWFSHGNNQPDRKIVIPLAEDDNWPQEYRPLAINETLADQSRPEGDKAEPPTFINKVTHWWDGSQIYGSNQEKVDQLRSHVDGKLIIGDDGLLPVDPAIGIDQTGFNDNWWVGLSLLHTLFVKEHNTICDRLKAQYPEWQDDELFDHARLINAALMAKIHTVEWTPGILAHPALQIAMSANWWGLLGQHVKKLWGRVSDNETISGIVGSPTDHHTAPYYITEEFVTVYRLHPLIPDDFEFYSHKDGTLRRNGNFFEVGGKRTRALVEEIGLTDLFYSLGIAHPGAITLHNYPKALQQLIRDHGEVFDLAAVDILRDRERGVPRYNDFRELIGRGRLKSFEEITSNPVWAKELREVYNNDLNSVDLVVGMFAEDLPEGFGFSDTAFRVFILMASRRLKSDRFFTNDYTAEVYTQFGLDWIDNNGLLTILRRHYPGLAPALFGVNNAFAPWRRVGISGY; encoded by the coding sequence ATGTTTGGAATACCGTGGCATCGCCTACCTACACCCTTAGCGCTGTTAAAATTGACTGGGTTTCGCAAAGAACTGAGAGAGAAAAACCTCCACGATACATCCCAATTACCCAATACAGATGATTTGCCTCAGCCTAACCCCGATAATCGTCATTTAAAGGCTCGCACAGCAGATGGCAGCTATAATGACCTCAATAACCCAGTAATGGGAATGGCTGGAACTCGATTTGGGCGGAATGTGCCTTTAACAAAGGTCACTACTGATGATAAAAAACTACTAGAACCGAATCCCCGCCTAATCAGCCAGAAGCTGATGACGCGAGATGAATTTATACCTGCAACCTCCTTAAATATCTTGGCTGCTGCTTGGATTCAGTTCCAAAACCATGACTGGTTTTCCCACGGAAATAACCAGCCAGATAGAAAAATTGTCATTCCACTAGCAGAGGATGATAACTGGCCTCAAGAATATCGACCTTTGGCAATCAATGAAACTTTAGCAGATCAAAGCCGCCCTGAAGGAGATAAAGCCGAACCTCCGACTTTTATTAATAAGGTAACTCATTGGTGGGATGGCTCACAAATCTATGGCAGTAACCAAGAAAAGGTCGATCAACTGCGCTCTCACGTGGATGGTAAGCTGATCATTGGCGATGATGGTCTGTTGCCTGTTGATCCGGCAATTGGTATTGACCAAACGGGCTTTAATGACAACTGGTGGGTGGGGTTGAGTTTGTTACATACCCTGTTTGTCAAGGAACATAATACAATCTGCGATCGCCTCAAAGCACAATATCCTGAATGGCAAGATGATGAGCTTTTCGACCATGCGCGACTGATTAACGCCGCTTTGATGGCGAAAATCCATACCGTCGAATGGACTCCCGGTATTCTCGCCCATCCCGCCTTGCAAATTGCCATGAGTGCAAACTGGTGGGGGCTACTCGGTCAACATGTGAAAAAGCTTTGGGGACGTGTCAGCGACAACGAAACAATCAGCGGTATTGTTGGTTCACCGACAGATCATCACACTGCCCCCTATTATATTACTGAAGAATTTGTCACTGTTTATCGATTACATCCGCTGATTCCTGACGATTTTGAATTTTATTCTCACAAAGATGGCACATTACGCCGCAACGGTAATTTCTTTGAAGTGGGTGGTAAACGAACTAGGGCGTTGGTGGAAGAAATCGGACTGACGGATTTATTCTATTCCTTGGGGATTGCCCACCCAGGGGCGATTACCTTACATAATTATCCCAAAGCCTTACAGCAACTGATTCGAGATCATGGTGAAGTTTTCGATTTAGCGGCTGTGGATATTTTGCGCGATCGCGAACGAGGCGTTCCCCGCTACAATGATTTTCGGGAGTTAATTGGTCGTGGTCGTCTCAAATCCTTTGAGGAGATTACCAGTAACCCCGTCTGGGCAAAAGAACTCCGCGAAGTCTACAACAATGATCTTAACAGCGTGGATCTCGTCGTGGGGATGTTTGCCGAAGACCTCCCAGAAGGTTTTGGTTTTAGTGATACTGCTTTTCGGGTGTTTATTTTGATGGCTTCTCGACGCTTAAAAAGCGATCGCTTTTTTACCAATGACTATACTGCTGAAGTGTATACTCAGTTTGGTCTAGACTGGATTGACAACAACGGACTGTTGACTATTTTACGTCGTCACTATCCTGGTTTGGCTCCGGCTTTATTTGGTGTGAATAATGCTTTTGCGCCTTGGCGGCGCGTGGGTATCTCTGGTTATTAA
- a CDS encoding esterase family protein produces MKLSKILIIMGGAIAVLIAAGYSYVFVLGAPQLDRPQNQVNTGLKFQLESFNSPAMGTVRNYGVILPPDYNKNLQERYPVIFLLHGGHDDSRAYTDKYALLSVLHELYQSGKLPPSIVITPDGNDRRGSNPFYDPDYFDGPNGKLGTLIGSELVQVVKSRYRTSKKPQLWAMGGVSSGGWGALNIGLRYLQNFNVFFSHCGYFTDKSSPQNSPQQLVQKLSIPNRKKMRVYLDVGVDDASFLASTKAFHETLDTLNIANIFHAFPGGHGLSGPDVGWNYFHKHLKESLAYVGEQFKNSK; encoded by the coding sequence ATGAAACTTTCTAAAATTTTAATTATTATGGGAGGAGCGATCGCAGTGTTGATAGCCGCTGGTTATAGCTATGTGTTTGTCTTGGGTGCCCCACAACTAGATCGTCCGCAAAACCAAGTAAATACAGGACTGAAGTTTCAACTAGAAAGCTTCAATTCTCCAGCTATGGGTACTGTCCGCAACTACGGTGTGATTTTGCCTCCTGACTATAACAAAAATCTCCAAGAACGTTATCCAGTCATATTTTTACTGCATGGAGGTCATGATGATAGCAGGGCTTATACTGATAAATATGCGCTTTTGAGCGTATTGCATGAACTTTATCAAAGCGGTAAATTGCCACCATCAATAGTAATTACACCTGATGGTAATGATCGTCGCGGTTCCAATCCTTTTTATGACCCAGATTATTTTGATGGACCTAATGGCAAATTGGGGACTTTAATTGGCTCAGAATTAGTACAAGTTGTCAAGTCACGCTACCGCACCTCGAAAAAACCGCAATTGTGGGCAATGGGAGGTGTTTCTTCTGGTGGATGGGGGGCTTTAAATATTGGCTTACGCTATTTGCAAAACTTCAACGTTTTCTTTAGCCATTGTGGTTACTTTACAGATAAAAGCAGCCCACAAAATAGCCCCCAACAACTTGTACAAAAGCTATCGATTCCAAATAGAAAAAAAATGCGCGTCTATCTCGACGTAGGTGTTGATGATGCTAGTTTCTTGGCTTCTACCAAAGCATTTCATGAAACATTAGATACACTAAATATTGCTAATATATTTCATGCATTTCCTGGAGGACATGGTTTATCTGGCCCAGATGTTGGCTGGAACTACTTCCACAAGCATCTTAAAGAATCCCTTGCTTATGTGGGAGAACAGTTTAAAAATTCAAAATGA
- the fusA gene encoding elongation factor G → MIPRERIRNIGISAHIDSGKTTLSERILFYTGRIHAIEEVRGGGKGATMDFMVEEKLHGITITSAATTCQWHDTQINLIDTPGHVDFTIEVERALRVLDGAVMVLCAVAGVQSQSITVDRQMKRYRVPRLAFINKMDRMGANPFRVVQAIRDRLQLNAVLLQYPIGSEDQFQGVIDLIEMQAHYFEGENGENWVKQSIPADLEDEAQQAREKLLDALSLFSEPMTELLLAGEEVPQELIWQTIRQATLSLELTPVLLGSAFKNKGVQNLLDAIALYLPSPIDREVVKTLESVSLQPRPDASLVALAFKLTVESFGQLTYTRIYSGTLKPGDSVYNSRTGQRLQIGRLVKMHANKREEVKVAVAGDIIALLGVDCASGDTLCGGEPLVFLERMFVPEPVITLAITAKKQEDNDRLSRALNRFQKEDPTFRVSIDPESQATLISGMGELHLEIYLERIQREYNAEVFVGTPAVAYRETIGQRANFDYKLKKQSGGSGQFAHVTGWIEPTDEAFVFESRVVGGTIPKEYIPACEKGFREAIASGVLEGYPVTGVKVILDGGSYHTVDSSELAFRSAAHQAVESAIAQAKPYILEPIMLVAVETPNEFVGRVQGDLSSRRGLLLGSETMQGYSVIRAEVPLVQMFGYSTDLRSLTSGMATFSMEFASYRQALTIK, encoded by the coding sequence ATGATTCCCCGAGAACGCATCCGCAATATTGGTATTTCTGCTCACATCGACTCTGGTAAAACTACACTATCAGAGCGAATTCTCTTCTATACGGGCAGAATCCACGCTATTGAAGAGGTGCGGGGAGGCGGTAAGGGTGCAACGATGGACTTTATGGTCGAAGAAAAGCTACACGGTATTACCATCACTTCTGCGGCTACTACCTGCCAATGGCATGATACTCAAATCAACCTCATTGATACACCAGGGCACGTAGATTTCACTATTGAAGTAGAAAGGGCGCTGCGGGTATTGGATGGGGCGGTGATGGTTTTATGTGCTGTGGCTGGGGTGCAATCCCAGTCAATTACTGTGGATCGGCAAATGAAGCGCTATCGTGTGCCACGTTTGGCGTTCATCAATAAGATGGACAGGATGGGGGCCAATCCATTTCGTGTAGTACAAGCAATCCGCGATCGCCTACAGTTAAATGCTGTGCTGTTGCAGTATCCCATTGGTAGTGAAGACCAGTTTCAAGGAGTCATTGACTTAATAGAAATGCAGGCTCACTATTTTGAGGGTGAGAATGGAGAAAACTGGGTAAAACAGTCGATTCCAGCAGATCTTGAGGATGAAGCACAACAAGCTAGGGAAAAACTGCTAGATGCGTTGTCGCTGTTCTCAGAACCGATGACTGAGTTGTTGCTGGCGGGTGAGGAAGTTCCCCAAGAATTGATTTGGCAAACTATCCGCCAAGCAACCTTGAGTCTGGAACTCACCCCGGTACTGCTAGGTTCAGCCTTCAAAAATAAAGGAGTGCAAAACTTACTGGATGCGATCGCCCTTTATCTACCTTCACCCATAGATAGGGAAGTCGTCAAAACCTTAGAATCAGTAAGTCTTCAGCCTCGCCCTGATGCTTCCTTGGTGGCTTTGGCTTTCAAACTCACCGTCGAGTCCTTTGGGCAATTGACCTATACACGGATTTACTCAGGTACATTAAAACCTGGTGACAGTGTATACAATTCCCGCACCGGACAACGGCTGCAAATTGGTCGCTTGGTGAAGATGCACGCCAACAAGCGAGAAGAGGTGAAAGTGGCTGTGGCAGGGGATATTATTGCCTTGCTGGGTGTAGATTGTGCTTCTGGTGATACCTTGTGTGGTGGTGAACCACTGGTATTTTTAGAAAGGATGTTTGTCCCCGAACCAGTGATTACACTGGCAATTACAGCCAAAAAACAGGAAGATAACGATCGCCTTTCCAGAGCACTCAACCGCTTCCAAAAAGAAGATCCCACCTTCCGCGTCAGCATCGATCCCGAATCACAAGCAACTCTCATTTCTGGGATGGGTGAACTCCATCTAGAAATTTACTTGGAACGCATCCAACGGGAATACAACGCCGAGGTTTTCGTCGGGACTCCAGCTGTAGCTTACCGGGAAACCATTGGACAACGTGCCAACTTCGACTACAAGCTGAAAAAACAGTCTGGTGGTTCTGGTCAATTTGCCCACGTGACTGGGTGGATTGAACCGACAGACGAGGCGTTTGTCTTTGAAAGCCGGGTAGTTGGGGGTACTATTCCCAAAGAATATATCCCTGCGTGTGAAAAAGGTTTCCGCGAAGCGATCGCCTCTGGAGTGTTAGAAGGCTATCCCGTAACTGGGGTGAAAGTCATACTAGATGGGGGTTCCTATCATACAGTGGACTCCTCAGAACTAGCATTCCGGTCAGCCGCCCATCAAGCAGTTGAAAGTGCGATCGCTCAAGCTAAACCCTATATCCTAGAACCAATCATGCTTGTAGCAGTGGAAACACCAAACGAGTTTGTGGGTAGAGTTCAAGGTGATTTGTCTTCCCGTCGTGGTTTATTATTGGGTTCTGAAACTATGCAAGGATACTCCGTGATTCGGGCGGAAGTCCCACTAGTGCAGATGTTTGGTTATTCTACAGACTTGCGATCGCTTACCTCTGGGATGGCAACTTTTTCAATGGAGTTTGCTTCCTATAGACAAGCCTTAACAATCAAGTGA
- a CDS encoding nucleoside phosphorylase → MTNKRCYHIGFEQEDLGSQPPKIALLSGDPERSHLIAHTYFQEVRLLSANRGLNSYMGYLPNGRSIISATSGMGAPSLSIVVNELVQVGIRQIIRIGTCGSIQPHIPVGSIVISSAALCRQGAANDIAPVEYPAAADPFLTVALVKAARELQVEHYLGITASVDTFYEGQERTDSANPYLMRSLHGITEEYQRLNILNYEMECGTLFKLGGVYQFASAAVCGVVAQRTITENIIETHKDIAVNNAIATAVNAATNLD, encoded by the coding sequence ATGACAAACAAACGCTGCTATCACATTGGTTTTGAACAAGAGGATTTGGGTTCACAGCCTCCTAAGATTGCCCTATTATCTGGTGATCCGGAACGATCGCATCTGATTGCTCACACTTATTTTCAGGAGGTGCGTTTATTATCCGCAAATCGCGGACTCAATAGCTATATGGGATACTTACCTAATGGACGCTCTATTATATCTGCTACTAGTGGTATGGGTGCGCCTTCGTTGAGTATTGTCGTCAATGAGTTGGTGCAGGTGGGAATCCGGCAAATTATTCGCATTGGGACTTGCGGCTCTATTCAACCGCATATACCCGTTGGTAGCATTGTTATTAGTAGTGCGGCATTATGTCGCCAAGGTGCAGCCAATGATATTGCACCAGTGGAATATCCCGCCGCAGCCGATCCGTTTCTGACTGTAGCCTTAGTCAAGGCTGCACGAGAGTTACAGGTTGAGCATTATCTGGGAATCACTGCATCTGTAGATACATTTTATGAAGGACAAGAACGCACTGATTCTGCTAACCCGTATTTAATGCGATCGCTCCACGGCATCACGGAAGAATATCAACGTTTAAATATTTTGAACTATGAGATGGAATGTGGTACCTTGTTTAAACTAGGGGGAGTATATCAATTTGCATCTGCTGCGGTCTGCGGTGTAGTCGCTCAACGCACCATCACCGAAAATATCATCGAGACTCACAAAGATATTGCCGTGAATAATGCGATCGCCACTGCGGTAAATGCAGCCACAAACTTGGATTAA
- a CDS encoding endonuclease/exonuclease/phosphatase family protein has product MTNDKLTLILAIASLLILALLSICSYIAWSWPLELITHFRIQYFVLSLIISIVFGILWRTRHLKSKLLLFMALLLLGMNAIEVIPWHLPHAQQVIANSTKQIRILSFNLNIKNKNDNEVINLVRNERPDLALFIEVDQSIVEELKTGLKSSLPYSFRSPGGGLAILSRLPIKDAKGDNFNGQGGHNLIATLEVDKQLIKFIGTHPLVPVTRNNFHRRNQQLAALTNYIQNINQPLILAGDFNLTPWSPYYRRFVNKTKLHNTRLGFGILPSWPRPASHINLPTWLLPTMNIPIDHCFVSQQFGVARTYIGANANSDHASLITDLVLR; this is encoded by the coding sequence ATGACCAATGACAAACTAACTTTAATTTTGGCGATCGCCTCACTGTTAATTTTAGCCCTACTATCCATATGTTCTTATATAGCTTGGTCTTGGCCACTAGAACTGATCACTCATTTCCGCATCCAGTATTTCGTTTTATCCTTAATAATTAGTATCGTTTTCGGCATTCTTTGGAGAACACGCCATCTCAAAAGTAAGCTACTACTTTTCATGGCTTTATTACTGCTAGGAATGAATGCAATTGAAGTGATTCCCTGGCATCTGCCTCATGCACAACAGGTAATTGCTAATTCAACTAAACAAATTCGGATTTTATCTTTCAACCTGAATATAAAGAATAAAAATGACAACGAAGTTATTAATTTAGTACGAAATGAGCGCCCTGATTTAGCTTTATTTATTGAAGTTGACCAAAGCATAGTTGAAGAGTTGAAAACTGGCTTAAAAAGCAGCTTGCCCTATAGTTTCAGAAGTCCTGGCGGTGGTCTTGCCATTCTTAGCCGCTTACCAATTAAAGATGCTAAAGGAGATAACTTTAATGGTCAAGGCGGCCATAATCTCATAGCAACTTTAGAAGTAGACAAACAGCTGATTAAGTTCATTGGTACTCATCCCCTAGTACCTGTGACGCGGAATAATTTTCACCGTCGTAATCAGCAGTTAGCAGCACTGACTAATTATATTCAAAATATCAATCAACCCCTGATTTTAGCAGGAGATTTTAACTTAACGCCTTGGTCGCCTTATTATCGCAGGTTTGTCAACAAAACAAAGTTACATAACACCCGCTTAGGTTTTGGCATCTTACCCAGCTGGCCACGACCAGCAAGTCATATAAATTTACCAACCTGGCTGCTTCCAACGATGAATATCCCCATTGACCACTGCTTTGTTAGTCAGCAATTTGGTGTTGCTCGAACTTACATAGGAGCAAATGCTAATTCTGACCATGCATCACTCATCACTGACTTAGTATTACGTTAA
- the pgk gene encoding phosphoglycerate kinase: MSKKSLASLSAADISGKRALVRVDFNVPVDDQGNITDDTRIRAALPTIQDLTQKGAKVILVSHFGRPKGVDDKLRLTPVAKRLSELLGQEVVKTNDSIGDEVAAAVGNLQNGQVLLLENVRFYKEEEKNDPEFAKKLASNADFYVNDAFGTAHRAHASTEGVTKFLSPSVAGYLVEKELQYLQNAIENPQRPLAAIIGGSKVSSKIGVIETLLEKCDKLIIGGGMIFTFYKARGLNVGKSLVEEDKLELAKTLEAKAKERGVALLLPTDIVSADKFAPDANATTVSIENIPADGMGLDIGPDSVKVFQAALADCKTVIWNGPMGVFEFDKFAAGTEAIAHTLAEIGKTGTTTIIGGGDSVAAVEKVGLADQMSHISTGGGASLELLEGKVLPGIAALDEA, encoded by the coding sequence GTGTCCAAAAAAAGTTTAGCAAGTTTATCTGCGGCTGATATATCTGGTAAACGCGCTTTAGTCAGGGTTGATTTTAACGTACCTGTGGATGACCAAGGCAATATCACAGACGACACTCGTATTCGCGCTGCGCTGCCAACTATCCAAGATTTGACGCAGAAGGGAGCTAAGGTAATTCTAGTCAGCCATTTTGGCCGTCCTAAAGGTGTGGATGACAAATTGCGCCTAACTCCTGTCGCCAAACGCCTCTCTGAGTTGCTAGGACAAGAAGTTGTGAAAACTAATGATTCCATTGGCGATGAAGTGGCTGCTGCTGTGGGGAATTTGCAAAATGGCCAAGTTCTGTTACTAGAAAATGTCCGCTTCTACAAAGAAGAAGAGAAAAACGACCCAGAATTTGCCAAAAAGCTAGCATCTAATGCTGATTTTTATGTAAATGATGCTTTCGGGACTGCACACCGCGCCCATGCTTCTACTGAAGGCGTAACCAAATTCCTCAGTCCTTCTGTGGCTGGCTATTTGGTGGAGAAGGAATTGCAATATTTGCAAAATGCCATTGAAAATCCCCAACGTCCTTTGGCAGCCATTATTGGCGGTTCCAAGGTTTCTAGTAAGATTGGTGTGATTGAAACCCTGCTAGAGAAGTGCGACAAGCTGATCATCGGTGGTGGGATGATTTTCACCTTCTACAAAGCCCGTGGTTTAAACGTTGGTAAGTCTTTGGTAGAAGAAGACAAGTTAGAACTGGCGAAGACTTTAGAAGCTAAGGCGAAAGAACGTGGTGTGGCTTTACTGCTACCTACCGACATCGTCTCAGCTGATAAATTTGCCCCAGATGCTAATGCTACAACTGTCAGCATTGAAAATATCCCTGCTGACGGTATGGGCTTGGATATTGGCCCCGACTCAGTGAAAGTCTTCCAAGCTGCACTTGCTGACTGCAAGACAGTGATTTGGAACGGGCCGATGGGTGTTTTTGAGTTTGATAAATTTGCAGCGGGTACAGAAGCGATCGCTCACACCCTTGCGGAAATTGGCAAAACTGGCACAACCACAATCATCGGTGGTGGTGACTCGGTGGCGGCTGTGGAAAAGGTTGGTTTAGCCGATCAAATGAGCCACATCTCCACCGGCGGCGGCGCTAGCTTGGAGTTACTCGAAGGTAAGGTGCTACCCGGTATCGCCGCTTTAGACGAAGCGTAA
- a CDS encoding phosphodiester glycosidase family protein, protein MRKIWLLGLTLVSLGTWLVLRSSLPSKSSVAPTPAKTIRYEQRTLPQSIAHILVIPANSQFLITPALSEQVATVEEFARKHQAKAIANAGFFDPVNQKSTSHVVISGQVVADPQKNERLVNNPNLKSYLSQIFNRTEFRRYQCGQTIRYDIVLHSQSIPAGCRLVDAVGAGPGLLPEITSVQEGFVDRTNGRDALDSTQPNARTAVGITGDGSIVIVMVAQKPSDSASGMSLPALRDLMKTLGVQKAMNLDGGSSSSLYYNGKTFYGKVNLEGNPLKRPVKSVLIVQ, encoded by the coding sequence ATGAGAAAAATTTGGCTGCTGGGTTTAACACTAGTTAGTTTAGGGACGTGGTTAGTCTTACGTTCCTCCCTACCATCTAAATCTTCCGTTGCACCAACACCTGCAAAAACCATCCGCTATGAACAGCGCACCCTACCCCAAAGTATTGCTCACATTCTGGTGATTCCAGCTAATAGTCAATTTTTGATAACTCCCGCATTATCGGAACAGGTAGCAACAGTAGAAGAATTTGCTCGCAAGCATCAAGCTAAAGCGATCGCTAACGCCGGCTTTTTTGACCCAGTTAACCAAAAATCTACATCCCATGTCGTTATTTCTGGTCAAGTGGTAGCTGATCCTCAGAAAAATGAGCGGTTGGTAAATAATCCCAATTTAAAATCTTACTTGAGTCAAATTTTCAATCGTACAGAATTCCGCCGCTACCAGTGTGGGCAAACCATCCGCTATGATATCGTTCTACATAGTCAGTCAATACCAGCAGGTTGTCGGTTAGTTGATGCTGTTGGTGCAGGCCCCGGATTATTACCAGAAATTACTTCAGTACAAGAAGGTTTTGTTGATCGCACTAATGGACGAGATGCCCTTGATAGCACTCAACCCAACGCCAGAACTGCTGTAGGGATTACTGGTGATGGCAGCATTGTGATAGTCATGGTAGCTCAAAAACCCTCAGATTCCGCGTCTGGTATGTCCTTACCAGCGCTGAGAGATTTGATGAAAACCCTCGGTGTCCAAAAGGCGATGAATTTGGATGGGGGAAGTTCATCTTCACTTTATTACAACGGCAAGACTTTTTATGGGAAGGTTAATTTGGAAGGAAATCCGCTCAAACGACCTGTGAAGTCAGTTCTAATAGTCCAATAA
- a CDS encoding GNAT family N-acetyltransferase, which yields MLTLRTLQPGDEELLESFLLQHTDTSMFLRSNWREVGLIDRGARFQGTYIAAIADETIIAVAAHYWNGMVIVQAPVYLAEVVQAVVAQSQRTISGIAGPAAQVAATKAALGLIDRPTQIDESEILFSLELRDLQIPSDLALGKVQCRLPNLEELDLLIEWSAAYNIEALGETETPDLRPACRRLLEAYQANAKHWVLIAGNIPVAYSAFNAYLPDIVQIGGVWTPPLLRGKGYAKSVVAGSLLAAQAQGVKRAILFTQSKNQAAQAAYRGIGFRPTGEEFGLVIFNDITT from the coding sequence ATGCTTACCTTGAGAACCTTACAACCTGGTGATGAGGAGTTACTAGAAAGTTTCCTTTTACAACATACCGATACTTCGATGTTTCTGCGCTCAAACTGGCGAGAGGTGGGACTGATTGATCGGGGTGCTAGATTTCAAGGAACATACATTGCAGCGATCGCAGATGAAACTATCATTGCAGTCGCCGCCCACTATTGGAATGGGATGGTGATTGTCCAAGCGCCAGTGTATCTAGCGGAAGTAGTGCAAGCAGTGGTAGCACAATCTCAACGCACTATTTCTGGGATTGCTGGGCCAGCAGCACAAGTTGCAGCCACAAAAGCAGCCTTGGGGCTGATCGACCGACCAACTCAAATAGATGAGTCTGAGATATTATTTTCCTTAGAGTTGCGAGATTTGCAGATACCCTCAGATTTAGCGTTAGGAAAAGTACAGTGTCGGTTGCCAAATCTAGAGGAGTTAGATTTACTCATAGAGTGGAGTGCTGCCTACAATATAGAAGCTTTGGGAGAAACAGAAACTCCCGATTTACGCCCAGCTTGTCGCCGCCTATTAGAAGCATATCAAGCTAACGCCAAACATTGGGTCTTAATAGCAGGAAATATCCCAGTTGCTTATTCTGCCTTCAACGCCTATTTACCTGATATTGTACAGATTGGTGGAGTGTGGACACCGCCACTACTGCGGGGTAAAGGCTATGCCAAAAGTGTAGTAGCAGGTTCCTTGCTAGCAGCACAAGCGCAAGGAGTAAAACGGGCTATCTTGTTTACACAATCAAAAAATCAAGCCGCACAAGCAGCTTATCGAGGCATTGGTTTTCGTCCTACTGGAGAAGAGTTTGGCTTGGTAATTTTTAACGATATCACAACATAA
- a CDS encoding DUF2281 domain-containing protein, translating into MVIKFEEIYRDIDTLPEEAQILLLDFIQLLKKRYPQPESENHNQEKTLYEKFDEIGLIGCCSVEENLSTTYKEVLFNTLSTKYDHR; encoded by the coding sequence ATGGTAATAAAATTTGAAGAAATATATAGAGATATTGATACCTTACCTGAAGAAGCTCAAATTTTACTACTTGATTTTATTCAGTTACTCAAAAAGCGTTATCCACAACCAGAGTCAGAAAATCATAATCAGGAAAAAACTCTCTATGAAAAGTTTGATGAAATTGGATTAATTGGTTGTTGCTCTGTTGAAGAAAATTTATCAACCACATATAAAGAAGTTTTATTTAATACATTATCAACTAAATATGATCATCGTTGA
- a CDS encoding universal stress protein, translating to MFKTVLFPIDQSREAREAADVVTNVVQKYGSRLVLLSVVEEPAADAPSADPMLSPEVVAKLLENAQSLFSQQGIPAEVIERQGKPAFTICDVADEIQADLIIMGCRGLGLTEDGATDSVTTRVINLSPCPVLIVP from the coding sequence ATGTTTAAGACAGTACTATTTCCAATCGATCAAAGCCGAGAAGCGCGGGAAGCTGCTGACGTTGTTACCAACGTTGTGCAAAAGTATGGCAGTCGCTTAGTGTTGCTGTCTGTGGTGGAAGAACCTGCTGCAGATGCGCCTAGCGCCGATCCAATGTTGTCGCCAGAGGTAGTGGCCAAGCTGCTAGAGAATGCCCAATCCTTGTTTTCTCAGCAAGGAATTCCCGCCGAAGTTATAGAACGACAAGGTAAACCAGCATTTACTATCTGTGATGTCGCTGATGAAATCCAGGCAGATTTAATTATTATGGGCTGTCGGGGTTTAGGTTTGACTGAGGACGGAGCAACTGATAGCGTCACCACCCGTGTGATTAATCTTTCTCCTTGTCCGGTGTTGATTGTGCCTTAG
- a CDS encoding type II toxin-antitoxin system VapC family toxin, which produces MIIVDTGFWLAIFDKKDTYHERAKQALKQYNEPLITTWCVVTETCYLLLTRKGVDAEITLINSLQQELFTVFNLESYHTPRIIELMKKYADLPMDLADASLVILAEHLGHGRIFSVDQRDFNTYRWKQRYPFENLLF; this is translated from the coding sequence ATGATCATCGTTGATACAGGATTTTGGTTGGCTATTTTTGATAAAAAAGACACTTATCACGAAAGAGCAAAACAAGCTTTAAAACAATATAATGAACCTTTAATTACAACATGGTGTGTTGTCACAGAAACCTGTTATCTTCTGCTAACTCGCAAGGGAGTTGATGCTGAAATTACTTTGATAAATAGTCTACAACAAGAATTATTTACGGTTTTTAATTTAGAATCTTACCATACTCCTCGAATTATTGAATTAATGAAAAAATATGCTGACCTGCCAATGGATTTAGCTGATGCTTCCCTAGTAATTTTAGCAGAACATTTAGGGCATGGACGTATTTTTTCAGTAGACCAACGTGACTTTAACACCTATCGTTGGAAGCAACGTTATCCTTTTGAAAATCTCCTGTTTTAA